A window of Rattus norvegicus strain BN/NHsdMcwi chromosome 14, GRCr8, whole genome shotgun sequence contains these coding sequences:
- the Hopx gene encoding homeodomain-only protein isoform X1 has translation MSAQTASGPTEDQVEILEYNFNKVNKHPDPTTLCLIAAEAGLTEEQTQKWFKQRLAEWRRSEGLPSECRSVTD, from the exons ATGTCGGCGCAGACTGCGAGCGGCCCCACGGAGGACCAGGTGGAGATCCTGGAGTACAACTTCAACAAGGTCAACAAGCACCCCGACCCCACCACGCTGTGCCTCATCGCAGCCGAGGCGGGCCTCACGGAGGAGCAGACGCAG AAATGGTTTAAGCAGCGCCTGGCGGAGTGGCGGCGGTCAGAAGGCCTGCCTTCGGAATGCAGATCGGTCACGGACTAG